A single region of the Alosa alosa isolate M-15738 ecotype Scorff River chromosome 6, AALO_Geno_1.1, whole genome shotgun sequence genome encodes:
- the elob gene encoding elongin-B isoform X2 translates to MDVFLMIRRHKTTIFTDAKESTTVYELKRIVEGILKRTPEEQRLYKDDVLLDDSKTLGDCGFTNQTARPQAPGTVGLAFRVSDSFEPLRVEPFSSPPELPDVMKPQDSSSTANEQAVQ, encoded by the exons GATGTGTTCCTTATGATCAGGCGTCACAAGACGACCATTTTCACAGATGCAAAAGAGTCCACAACTGTTTACGAGCTAAAACGGATCGTGGAAGGCATTCTGAAAAGGACACCTGAAGAGCAACGGCTGTACAAG GATGATGTATTGCTGGATGACAGTAAGACACTTGGAGATTGTGGATTTACGAATCAAACAGCAAGGCCACAGGCCCCAGGAACTGTTGGACTGGCTTTCCGTGTCAGTG ACTCTTTTGAACCACTAAGGGTGGAGCCTTTCTCCAGCCCTCCTGAGCTACCGGACGTCATGAAGCCCCAGGACTCCAGCAGCACTGCCAACGAGCAGGCTGTGCAGTGA
- the elob gene encoding elongin-B isoform X1 produces MDVFLMIRRHKTTIFTDAKESTTVYELKRIVEGILKRTPEEQRLYKDDVLLDDSKTLGDCGFTNQTARPQAPGTVGLAFRVSEDSFEPLRVEPFSSPPELPDVMKPQDSSSTANEQAVQ; encoded by the exons GATGTGTTCCTTATGATCAGGCGTCACAAGACGACCATTTTCACAGATGCAAAAGAGTCCACAACTGTTTACGAGCTAAAACGGATCGTGGAAGGCATTCTGAAAAGGACACCTGAAGAGCAACGGCTGTACAAG GATGATGTATTGCTGGATGACAGTAAGACACTTGGAGATTGTGGATTTACGAATCAAACAGCAAGGCCACAGGCCCCAGGAACTGTTGGACTGGCTTTCCGTGTCAGTG AAGACTCTTTTGAACCACTAAGGGTGGAGCCTTTCTCCAGCCCTCCTGAGCTACCGGACGTCATGAAGCCCCAGGACTCCAGCAGCACTGCCAACGAGCAGGCTGTGCAGTGA